The genomic interval CGAAACATGCTGCCGACTCTCATTCTCTGCACCTCTATTGCGTCCTACACACCTTTCACTTTGCCGCATAGTACGGCCAAAATAGACGATGACAAAGCTTCCTATGCACTATTTAGGCCAATTTTTTAGATTTGCCGAAAATCAATTGCAAAAAGCCGGCAGGATCAAAACACTGCAAAAGTTCATGACTTTGCTTGAAATAGAGCGAATCTTCAGCGGCAGTTTTTTTATCAGTCAGAACTCCTTGATTAACCGAACACGGCTTCATGATCAATTTATATGACAACATGTTTCATTTTGATTCATTGTCTTTTTCTGATAATTGCTTTTCGTTGTGGAAACCTTTTGCGTCTTGGCACGAAATGTTTAAATTATGACACTTGAAACAGGATGCCGCCATGTTTAAAATGGGTTTTATCGTCTTTCCTTTTTTCTGCTGTTTTATCAGCGCGGGAGCAGTCAATCAAGCGGCCGACCTGTTCCTGGCAGTCCGCAACGGCGATCTCGAAGCGTTGCGGTCAAGCCTCGGCGAAGGGACGGACGTCAATACCAGGAATATTCTCGGCGAAACACCGCTCCTTCTGGCCGCCGAGACCTGCCGCATTGAGGCCGCGAAAGAACTCATCGCTGCCGGAGCCAATGTCGAAATCGCTTCCAAGCTCGGCAATACGCCCCTCATGGCTGCGGCTGCCAAGGGCTGCACGGACATGGTCCGTCTCTTGCTTGATGCCGGCGCCGATCCGCGCCGTGAAGAACCCAAGCGGCGCTTCAATGCTCTCCTCAAAGCAATAGAATACGGTCACTCGGAGATCGTGGAGCTGTTGCTCGACAAAGGGGCTGACGTCAATTATCGCAATGTTTACGGTGTAACCCCCTTGATGGCGGCATCGCAGTATGGTCACGCGAGAATCGTCGATCTTTTGCTGAGCCGCAAAGCGCGGGTCAACGATGCCTCCCTCATCGGCTATACGGCCCTGATCTATGCCGTCGAATTCAATCAGCCCGACATTGCATTGATGCTGCTGAATGCCGGCGCCGACGTCAAGGCCGCCGACATTCGCGGGCGCACGGCGCTGATGATCGCTGCTGCAAATGGTCAAACCGATTTGGTACAGCTGCTGGTAGAAAAAGGAGCGCCGCTCAATGCCCAATCGGAAAAGGGCGAGACCGCCTTGACTTTGGCCAACAAAAAGGAATACTCGGACATTGTGACCTTTTTGATCGAAAAGGGCGCAGATACGAC from candidate division KSB1 bacterium carries:
- a CDS encoding TonB family protein, with translation MFKMGFIVFPFFCCFISAGAVNQAADLFLAVRNGDLEALRSSLGEGTDVNTRNILGETPLLLAAETCRIEAAKELIAAGANVEIASKLGNTPLMAAAAKGCTDMVRLLLDAGADPRREEPKRRFNALLKAIEYGHSEIVELLLDKGADVNYRNVYGVTPLMAASQYGHARIVDLLLSRKARVNDASLIGYTALIYAVEFNQPDIALMLLNAGADVKAADIRGRTALMIAAANGQTDLVQLLVEKGAPLNAQSEKGETALTLANKKEYSDIVTFLIEKGADTTGVKIKVDSTKAVVKESTEGQKEKEPEATLTPPEPIGGMEGIQKRLKYPKKAREAGVEGEITLEVTVTRYAQIKSVKILKSFGDKECEKAAEAAVRATRWKPAKRGKKIVDGTAVVTLQFKIDKKESDKKE